From a single Rutidosis leptorrhynchoides isolate AG116_Rl617_1_P2 chromosome 5, CSIRO_AGI_Rlap_v1, whole genome shotgun sequence genomic region:
- the LOC139850272 gene encoding F-box/FBD/LRR-repeat protein At1g13570-like isoform X2: protein MEHQGPIVELSLSVWTREVDTCVEVDKIILFLLRMNTVKKLHLGYLRRIPLDVVMSLQQLTDLYLHDSGVHQLDTFNGFSSTTTLTIDDIIITRKTLAHLLSKCPLLKTSSLFQQDCLMYPFDGDRSSLIELFECLPMIENLIIIHWSIQCFGECDLPRKLPISLYNLKYICLYDIHLGGDYHYGMPFLALLFRACPNLKKIKLSTYTDEEWNVGEDYSDIQLNNLNELEIETLGDEKPELKFVKLMLLKSPNLEKIKLRIYTSTMVSTYPIMSETDSNEESDVGEDFSDIELKKLIEIEFESLGSKKAELEFVKLMLLKSPVLKTLRIFLNKEVAEDEELEMLNILLSCPHASPAVEITLHRDV from the exons ATGGAG CATCAAGGTCCGATAGTAGAGTTGTCGCTTTCCGTATGGACTCGTGAGGTGGACACCTGTGTTGAAGTGGACAAGATAATACTTTTTTTGTTGAGAATGAATACCGTGAAGAAACTTCATTTGGGGTATTTGCGTAGGATTCCCTTAGATGTGGTCATGTCGTTGCAACAATTAACTGACCTATATCTTCACGATAGTGGTGTTCACCAACTAGATACATTCAACGGCTTTAGTAGCACTACTACTTTAACCATAGATGATATTATAATCACTAGGAAAACACTTGCACATCTTCTATCCAAGTGTCCATTACTGAAAACATCGAGTCTG TTTCAACAAGATTGTCTTATGTACCCTTTCGACGGTGACAGGTCTAGCCTCATTGAGCTATTTGAGTGTTTACCAATGATTGAAAATTTAATTATTATCCATTGGAGCATTCAG TGTTTTGGTGAATGTGATCTTCCACGAAAGCTTCCAATCTCATTATATAACCTCAAATACATATGCTTATACGATATTCATTTGGGAGGAGACTATCACTATGGGATGCCTTTTCTTGCTCTTTTGTTCAGAGCTTGTCCAAACTTGAAGAAGATTAAGCTATCC ACATATACAGATGAAGAATGGAATGTAGGTGAAGATTATTCAGACATTCAGTTGAATAATCTGAATGAGTTAGAGATTGAAACTCTTGGTGACGAGAAGCCTGAGCTGAAGTTTGTGAAGTTGATGTTGCTCAAGTCACCAAACTTGGAGAAAATCAAGCTACGT ATATATACAAGTACAATGGTTAGCACATATCCTATTATGTCAGAGACGGACTCCAATGAAGAATCAGATGTAGGTGAAGATTTTTCAGACATTGAGTTGAAAAAACTGATTGAGATAGAATTTGAAAGTCTTGGTAGCAAGAAGGCTGAGTTGGAGTTTGTGAAGCTTATGTTGTTGAAGTCACCTGTGTTGAAGACATTAAGGATATTCCTTAACAAAGAAGTTGCAGAGGATGAAGAATTGGAGATGTTAAACATTTTGCTTAGCTGTCCACATGCATCACCGGCAGTGGAAATTACTTTACATCGTGATGTTTGA
- the LOC139850272 gene encoding F-box/FBD/LRR-repeat protein At1g13570-like isoform X1: MMILFKCRLMIYNNLFNVIYQILLQHQGPIVELSLSVWTREVDTCVEVDKIILFLLRMNTVKKLHLGYLRRIPLDVVMSLQQLTDLYLHDSGVHQLDTFNGFSSTTTLTIDDIIITRKTLAHLLSKCPLLKTSSLFQQDCLMYPFDGDRSSLIELFECLPMIENLIIIHWSIQCFGECDLPRKLPISLYNLKYICLYDIHLGGDYHYGMPFLALLFRACPNLKKIKLSTYTDEEWNVGEDYSDIQLNNLNELEIETLGDEKPELKFVKLMLLKSPNLEKIKLRIYTSTMVSTYPIMSETDSNEESDVGEDFSDIELKKLIEIEFESLGSKKAELEFVKLMLLKSPVLKTLRIFLNKEVAEDEELEMLNILLSCPHASPAVEITLHRDV, encoded by the exons ATGATGATACTTTTCAAGTGTCGGCTGATGATATATAATAATCTTTTCAATGTTATATACCAAATACTGTTACAGCATCAAGGTCCGATAGTAGAGTTGTCGCTTTCCGTATGGACTCGTGAGGTGGACACCTGTGTTGAAGTGGACAAGATAATACTTTTTTTGTTGAGAATGAATACCGTGAAGAAACTTCATTTGGGGTATTTGCGTAGGATTCCCTTAGATGTGGTCATGTCGTTGCAACAATTAACTGACCTATATCTTCACGATAGTGGTGTTCACCAACTAGATACATTCAACGGCTTTAGTAGCACTACTACTTTAACCATAGATGATATTATAATCACTAGGAAAACACTTGCACATCTTCTATCCAAGTGTCCATTACTGAAAACATCGAGTCTG TTTCAACAAGATTGTCTTATGTACCCTTTCGACGGTGACAGGTCTAGCCTCATTGAGCTATTTGAGTGTTTACCAATGATTGAAAATTTAATTATTATCCATTGGAGCATTCAG TGTTTTGGTGAATGTGATCTTCCACGAAAGCTTCCAATCTCATTATATAACCTCAAATACATATGCTTATACGATATTCATTTGGGAGGAGACTATCACTATGGGATGCCTTTTCTTGCTCTTTTGTTCAGAGCTTGTCCAAACTTGAAGAAGATTAAGCTATCC ACATATACAGATGAAGAATGGAATGTAGGTGAAGATTATTCAGACATTCAGTTGAATAATCTGAATGAGTTAGAGATTGAAACTCTTGGTGACGAGAAGCCTGAGCTGAAGTTTGTGAAGTTGATGTTGCTCAAGTCACCAAACTTGGAGAAAATCAAGCTACGT ATATATACAAGTACAATGGTTAGCACATATCCTATTATGTCAGAGACGGACTCCAATGAAGAATCAGATGTAGGTGAAGATTTTTCAGACATTGAGTTGAAAAAACTGATTGAGATAGAATTTGAAAGTCTTGGTAGCAAGAAGGCTGAGTTGGAGTTTGTGAAGCTTATGTTGTTGAAGTCACCTGTGTTGAAGACATTAAGGATATTCCTTAACAAAGAAGTTGCAGAGGATGAAGAATTGGAGATGTTAAACATTTTGCTTAGCTGTCCACATGCATCACCGGCAGTGGAAATTACTTTACATCGTGATGTTTGA